The DNA window GCCGACATTCAGGCCGCCGACCTGCGCCCCGGCGTGCGCGACGTCCTGAACGCCGTGCGGCCCGCCGGACTGCGCCTCGCCCTGGCGACCAGCAGCGACCGCGCCTGGGTGACCCGCTGGCTGGGCGAACACGCCCTGCTGGACGCCTTCGAGACGCTCGCCACCCGCGACGACGTGGCCCGCGTGAAACCCGACCCGGAACTGTACCTGCTGGCCGCCCGGCAACTGGGCCTGCACCCGTCGGCGTGCGTGGCCGTCGAGGACAGCCTGAACGGCGCGACCGCCGCCGTGGCCGCCGGGATGCGCGTGGTGGTCGTCCCGAACGAGGTCACCGCCACGCAGCCCTTCCCGCCCACCTGGGCCAGACTGGACGGCTTTACCGGCGGACTGGACGCCCTGCTGGCCGCCGCGCAGACCACGGCGCAGTAACGCACAGCCCCATACCGCACAGGCGGCAGGGGAGAGCGTCTGCTCTGCGCGCCCCCACCTGCCGCCCGGTTCAGGCGTCCATGAGGACGCAGCCCTGTGGGCTCGGCCCTGGTTATGCGTCCGGGTAGACTTTCAGTTCGGTGATGTGCGCCCGGTCGGGGCGGCTGAGGGTGTGCGCGACGCTCTTGGCGAGACCGCGCGGGTCGATCATGGATTCCCATGCGAGGCCCGCGTCGCGGTTGCTGGGCGTGTCGATGGCGCCCATCGGGTACAGCACGCAGCCGCGCACGCCCTTGCCTTTCAGTTCGTCGTGCAGGCTCAGGATGTACGCTGCGACGGCCGCCTTGCTGGCCGTGTACAGCGCTGCCTTCGGGCCGCTGAGGCGCGCGGCCTGCCCGGCGCTGACGCCCATCACGATGCCGTCCTTCTGCCGGATCATGTGCGGCAGCACGCCCTGCACCGCGTTGAACAGGCTGGTCATGTTCGTGTCGAACAGGTGGCGCAGGTCGTCGGGGGTGGCCTTCTGCGCGTCCTGGGTGCTGAACGCCCCGACCGTGTGGATCAGCGTGTCGACCTTCACCTTGCGCAGGCGGTCGATGCTGGCCGGGTCGGTCAGGTCCAGGTCGAGGACCTCGGTGGCGGGGAAGCGGTCGGCGGCGCGTTCCAGGCTCTCGCCGCGCCCGACCAGCACGATCTGCGCGCCGGCATCGTCGAGTTCCTGAGCAATGGCGGTGGCCAGTGCGCCGCCCGCTCCTGTAAGCATGATGGTGGAGGAGCTGAGGTTCGCCATGCCCCCAGGGTAACGGGTGACGGCGCGTCCGGGGTCAGGCTGCCTCGCCGTCCGCCGCGTTGCTTAGCGGAAGGTCAAGGGCCTCTCACTCCTCACGCGGCGCTTCAGAGGCGGGGTTCGCCGTACCCGTCCGCCCGCACCTGCGCCCAGTCGCCCTGCCCCAGGATGAACGGGGCGCGTTGCGTGTGGGTGGTCACGCGCGGCCCGGCCTGCGGGTCCAGGTACACGTCGATCTCGCTGCGAATCCCGAAGCCCCGCGCGGCCGGGTACGTGCCGGGTTCGATGGT is part of the Deinococcus seoulensis genome and encodes:
- a CDS encoding HAD family hydrolase yields the protein MSFPPIQAVIFDFDGTILDTETHEFRRWQALYRQHDRELPLSEWQRGIGTWDAFDPWAGLPETVQRDREATQAILRDAIHADIQAADLRPGVRDVLNAVRPAGLRLALATSSDRAWVTRWLGEHALLDAFETLATRDDVARVKPDPELYLLAARQLGLHPSACVAVEDSLNGATAAVAAGMRVVVVPNEVTATQPFPPTWARLDGFTGGLDALLAAAQTTAQ
- a CDS encoding SDR family oxidoreductase; protein product: MANLSSSTIMLTGAGGALATAIAQELDDAGAQIVLVGRGESLERAADRFPATEVLDLDLTDPASIDRLRKVKVDTLIHTVGAFSTQDAQKATPDDLRHLFDTNMTSLFNAVQGVLPHMIRQKDGIVMGVSAGQAARLSGPKAALYTASKAAVAAYILSLHDELKGKGVRGCVLYPMGAIDTPSNRDAGLAWESMIDPRGLAKSVAHTLSRPDRAHITELKVYPDA